GGGGGCCGATGGCGACCTCGATGCGGTCGGGTTCGGGGCGGCGTTGGCGTCCTAGCATGGTGGTGGGTTCTCCGATGGGGGGCGGGAAACGTGTTCCGTGTTCCGTGTTCCGTGTTCCGTGTTCCGTGTTCCGGGAGGCGGGAAACGTGAGGCGTGGGGGGAGGGACAGGGGCTGCTGGCGGTGGCTCAGCCCAGGTGTTCGAGCAACGGCCCCATCGACTCGCCAAAATGGATGCGCGAGATGGCGTTGGCCAGGAGGGGGGCCACCGAGAGCACCTGCAACTTGGGGTGCTGCTTTTCTGGGGGCACGGGGATGGTGTCGGCTACGGCCAGATGCTTGATGTAGGGGGCGTCGAGGTGCTTGAGGGCGGTGGGGAGGAGGACGGGGTGGGTGATGGCCAGGCAGACTTCGGGCCGGGCTTCTGCCTCGACCAACTTCTCCGCCTGCTCCAGCACACTGCCGCCGGCGATGATGTCATCGAAAATGATGGGCGTGCGACCCTTGATGTCGCCGATGGCGACCGTCTCCACCTTTTCCGGGCTGATCCGGCGCTTGTGCATCAGCACCAGGTCCATCTCCAACAGCCGGGCGAAACGGCCGGCCAGTTTGGCCCGTCCCACGTCCGGCGACACCACCACCGGGTTGACGAGATCCATGCGGCGGAAGTGCTCGGCGAAGACCTTCATGGCCGAGAGCGGATCGACGGGGATGGTGAAGAAGCCCTGCGTGGCCTCGGCGTGGATGTCGACATAGATCACGCGGTTGGCGCCCATGGTCTCCAGCATGGTGGCCACCACGCGGGCGCTGATCGCCTCGCGGCCTTTGGCCATCCGCTCCTGGCGGGCGTAGGGGAAATAGGGGATGACGACGTTGATGGCATGGGCCGAGGCGCGGCGGAAGGCGTCGATGTAGAGCAACAACTCGATCAGGTGGCGGTTGACGGGCGCCGGACAGGGTTGGATGATGTAGACATCATCATCGCGCACCAACTCGTCGATGGTGACGTGGACTTCTGTATCGGGCAGCACCTGGGTGGTGCATTTGCTCAGAGGGCGCTTCAGGCAGTAAGCCACCTCTTCGGCCAGGCAAGGGTGGGCCGAGCCGGTGAAGACGCGGAGGGCGTGGCGATTCAGGGGCATAGGAAAAGGCCGGGTGTCGGCAAGCGGTTGGATGCTCCGCCATTATATGGTACGATTCCCGCCGCCCCCAAACACTCCGGCCACACAACCCGCCCCATCTTCTATGCCCACCCGTCTCCTGGTTGCCACCCGCAACCCCGGCAAAGCGCGCGAATATCGCCAGTTGCTGACCGATCTGCCTGTGGAGGTCACCTGGTTGGAGGCCGAGGGCATCGAGTTGGAGGTCGAAGAGACAGGGGGCAGCTTCGAGGAAAACGCCATCCTCAAGGCCACCGGCTATGCCCGCGCCAGCGGGCTGCTGACATGGGCCGATGACAGCGGGTTGGAGGTCGATTATCTGGGCGGCTGGCCGGGGGTGGCGTCGGCCCGCCATGCCGGCCCCCATGCCACCGATCAGGATCGCATCCAGATCTTGCTGGAGAAGCTGGAGGGGGTTCCGTTCGAGCAGCGGGCGGCGGTCTTCCGCTGTGTGGTGGCGCTGGCCACGCCCGCTGGCTGGGTGCAGACGGTCGCTGGCTCCAGCAGCGGGGTGATCGCCCACCATCCGGCGGGGGAGAACGGCTTCGGCTACGACCCCATCTTCTTCATCCCCAAGTTCGGCTGCACCTATGCCCAGCTCGCGGGCGCGGAAAAACACTCGGTCAGCCATCGTGGACGGGCGGCGCAGCGGGCGCGGCTGCTGTTACAGAAGATGGTGGGGGCGTGAGATGCGTCGTCTGTTTCGTGGCTGAAGGGAGGCCAGAAACACACGACCCCGGACAGGTTTCGTCCGGGGTCGTGATGGGGAGGGAGATAATGGGGGAAAACGAAAAAGCAGGGCGATCACATCGTCATCGCTTGCTGCTCCATCGACGACACGAGTGAAT
This sequence is a window from Caldilineales bacterium. Protein-coding genes within it:
- a CDS encoding ribose-phosphate pyrophosphokinase → MPLNRHALRVFTGSAHPCLAEEVAYCLKRPLSKCTTQVLPDTEVHVTIDELVRDDDVYIIQPCPAPVNRHLIELLLYIDAFRRASAHAINVVIPYFPYARQERMAKGREAISARVVATMLETMGANRVIYVDIHAEATQGFFTIPVDPLSAMKVFAEHFRRMDLVNPVVVSPDVGRAKLAGRFARLLEMDLVLMHKRRISPEKVETVAIGDIKGRTPIIFDDIIAGGSVLEQAEKLVEAEARPEVCLAITHPVLLPTALKHLDAPYIKHLAVADTIPVPPEKQHPKLQVLSVAPLLANAISRIHFGESMGPLLEHLG
- the rdgB gene encoding RdgB/HAM1 family non-canonical purine NTP pyrophosphatase translates to MPTRLLVATRNPGKAREYRQLLTDLPVEVTWLEAEGIELEVEETGGSFEENAILKATGYARASGLLTWADDSGLEVDYLGGWPGVASARHAGPHATDQDRIQILLEKLEGVPFEQRAAVFRCVVALATPAGWVQTVAGSSSGVIAHHPAGENGFGYDPIFFIPKFGCTYAQLAGAEKHSVSHRGRAAQRARLLLQKMVGA